CGGCTATGCTGCTCAGCTACGAGCAGAAGCGCTACGGGCAGATGTGCGATCGCATCCTTTTTTAGTCGCGGGTCATCGTCCCGAGAAAACCCTGGAATTCAGTCGCAGCCATGGGCTTACCGTGGCCGACTCTTGGCAAGCCGTAGTGCACCATCCGGATGTGGATCTAGTCTGTGTGGCCCACCTGAATCGAGATCATGCCCCAGTAGTCGCCGCCGCCTTGCAAGCCCACAAGCATGTCATCGTAGAATACCCCCTGGCCTTTTCCCCCCAGCAGGGCCAGCAACTGCTGGCCCTAGCCCGCGCCCAGCAGCGCCTGTTGCACGTGGAGCATATCGAGTTACTAGGGGGCTTACATCAAGCCATGCAGCAGCATCTGCCCGCCATTGGGGCCCCCTCCTACGTGCGCTATAGCACCCTCAAGCCCCAGCGTCCGGCGCCGACCAAGTGGACCTATCGCCCCGCCGAATTCGGCTTTCCCCTAGTGGGGGCCCTGTCGCGTATCCATCGCCTCACCCATCTATTTGGTCCCATCACGGCAGTGACCTGCCAACTTCAGTACGACGGCGTCATCAGCCGTACTACCCCCGAGGCCTTCACCTCCTGTCTCTGCATTGGTCAATTTCAGTTTCAGAGCGGACTGTTGGCGGAAGTCAGCTATGGCAAGGGAGAGCTGATCTGGCAGGTAACCCGCCGCATGGAAATCTATGGCCAGACCGGTGCCCTGGTGTTCGAAGCCGATCACGGCACATTGATACGCCCAGAGGACACCCAACCCATAGTAGTGGGGTCCCGACGGGGGTTATTTAAGCGAGACACACAGATGGTCTTAGACCACCTCAGCAGTGGCACCCCCCTCTATGTGACGCCGC
This portion of the Halomicronema hongdechloris C2206 genome encodes:
- a CDS encoding Gfo/Idh/MocA family protein, producing the protein MSSPLNDTLLNQPLKVGLVGTGYAAQLRAEALRADVRSHPFLVAGHRPEKTLEFSRSHGLTVADSWQAVVHHPDVDLVCVAHLNRDHAPVVAAALQAHKHVIVEYPLAFSPQQGQQLLALARAQQRLLHVEHIELLGGLHQAMQQHLPAIGAPSYVRYSTLKPQRPAPTKWTYRPAEFGFPLVGALSRIHRLTHLFGPITAVTCQLQYDGVISRTTPEAFTSCLCIGQFQFQSGLLAEVSYGKGELIWQVTRRMEIYGQTGALVFEADHGTLIRPEDTQPIVVGSRRGLFKRDTQMVLDHLSSGTPLYVTPQQSLLSLAVADAARRSAETGEMVRL